Within Cyprinus carpio isolate SPL01 chromosome A11, ASM1834038v1, whole genome shotgun sequence, the genomic segment GAATGACTTGAGTTGAAGTAAAACATGCCTTGTCATTGAGTGACGGATGGTTCGACCAATCAAATAGACAAATCGCTCTTAGCCCCGCCCTTTATCTCAAAATCGTCCAATCAGGTTAAGGGATGGCGGGGTTTGATTAATTGTGGACTCAAGTGCCAAGCTCGCGCCGCTTACATAGCAAGCTGCCGTTTAATGCTAACTCGCTACGTTTAAAGTTAGATAATCTAAATCTGTTCTTGTTGATTTTTATagatttgcatttcaaaatgttcCTGACAAGATCAGAATATGACAGGTAAGATGAAGAATGACCTTTATCAATGCTGCACGCTTTCTCTGCTCTGAATGTCTTTCAGTCATTCGTGTTTCGTGCTTGTGTTGTCAGTGCAGTGGCTGCTCATGCATCTCTATATTTTTAGGATATTTACACATCTCTTTGTAAAAGTAAGATTAAAGCATGAAATGGCACTCTCTCGTCTCCTgaaactttcactttcagttttgttttgcagatatAATAACGGCATTAACTCagtgtatacaaatatattaataatatagattTGAATACACTTACTGTatcatattaacatttttttccatttttcctcAGAGGAGTGAACACTTTCTCACCAGAGGGAAGACTTTTTCAAGTAGAATATGCTATTGAAGCCATCAAGGTAGACCTTTTCTTGTAATGTTAAGTTTTACTAAAACTAGCTACCAGATGTTTATAATAGCTGGTTGTAAGAAGTGAATGTTGGggttgattttcttttctttgttttgtggcTCTTTCCAGTTGGGGTCCACAGCCATTGGCATTCAGACATCGGAGGGAGTGTGTCTCGCTGTGGAGAAGAGAATAACCTCTCCTCTGATGGAGCCCAGCAGCATTGAAAAGATTGTAGAGATTGACTCTCATATTGGTAAGACAGATGTGTCTCCATCTGGAGAAGTGTAATAAAGCTAgtcatttttttaagtgtaaataaatagagctagtacatttttaaagtgtaaataaaataattttttaaagtgtaaataagTGCCCTatgttgcaaaacatttttttttaccactgttTCTGAGATTCTGAGAATTGAAGTTTGCACTGCTATAGCAATATTTGGGGTACAAAAGATTTGGTCTCACTTTAATTCTTTCTAACAAGTggatattttatcttttatctccTTATTAGCTTACCACAACGTATTTTGCGCCATTGGAAATCTAATAAGCCTCTAACTATCCCCCAATGGCTAGTGGATACAATGAAAttgttctgaattttttttttaggaaatttaattattttatagtttacttCAAGTCTTTTACTATCTTACCTCCTGTGTAATATGATTGTTTATaaaatttatgtataaatatttgatttaattcattcttttttttatttatttagtatttatttatttattttgcctttttttcttttcactagtGGTTGGGTAATatctttgcttttgtttttttgatatgtAAAAAAAGTGATGATATTGTGTAATAATTTGTTTTCTTGtcgtaatgtttgtttttataaaaagtttCAACATAGAGTGTAAATAAGTGTAATAAAGCTGAAAGGTCCTGTTCATTTCTCAATACAGGCTGTGCCATGAGTGGCTTAATAGCTGATGCAAAAACTCTTATTGACAAAGCAAGAGTGGAAACACAGGTCAGTGAATCTTTCTTAAATTTGTATTGTCACTGCTATGATTAGTCAGTGGttctcattcataaaaaaaaagtgttcttacACCAAATGccatatattttaagttttcttgTGTTTCTGCAGAACCATTGGTTTACCTACAATGAGACGATGACGGTGGAGAGCGTAACGCAGGCTGTGTCTAACCTCGCTCTGCAGTTTGGAGAGGAGGACGCTGACCCTGGCGCTATGGTATGATCCTCTGGCTTATATTTTAGTGCACTGGTTTTCAGTTCACTTCAGGAAAATGGTGTCTGCTTGTAGTTTCATTTCAAATATCCACATTTTTCGTCTTTAGAGCCGTCCTTTTGGTGTCGCTCTGCTTTTTGGAGGTGTGGATGAGAAAGGACCTCAGCTGTAAGTGCACTCTCTTTATctaaatagatatttaaacatttttaataattttgctgttttaaattatttttaatgtttacccTGTTTAATGATATACGTTCCAAAAAATTATGGATgcactattaatttaaataaaatattaccaatcgccaaggctgtgatttaattatatatgatataataataataataataataataataaatattactattattattaaagttatgttgatatataatcacaagttttttttataaaatattgcggcttttctttttaaattgcattttgaataGCAATAacagtttgattttaattttatttttttctccctttcaaATGACGTACATCTACAAGAAGTCAATGTCATAaacattataatcattattaaaatttggggttttatttattagttttttgtacAGACTTGTTTGGTTTGTGAAGTATGTCACTCACACCAAACCTCTTTCAACAGATACCACATGGATCCTTCGGGCACTTTTGTCCAGTGTGATGCCAGGGCTATCGGCTCAGCATCTGAAGGAGCTCAGAGCTCTTTGCAGGAGGTTTACCACAAGGTACATTTTACCAACTCACTCTGCTTCATCTCCATTTACTCTTTAAGGTTTTATGGTAAAGATCATGACGAAAGAGTAGTTTGATGGTTCAGTTTTAATGCTTAAGTTAATTGTGCACATCAGCATCTCTTGACCCAACACAAACTTCTCTAGTCATCAATACCTACTCACCCATAcaacatgaaaatgtattcaccctcaggacatcaagatgtagataagttagtttcttcactggaacaaatctggagacatttagcattacataattttCTCACCAATGAatgctctacagtgaatgggtgccgccagaatgagagtccaaatggttgattaaaaacatcacaataatccacaagtaatccacatgactccagtccatcagttaatgtcttgtgaagtgaaacgctgcatgtttgtaagaaacaaatccatcattaaggagTTTTTAACtgcaaaccattgcttccagctaaaatgcGAGTGCTGCtttctacagtaaaaaaaaaaattcaaatcaaaagaGAGATTTTGACTCGTACTTTGACCAGAAGCGACAGTTTACAGacatgcatcttttcacttcacaatgttaattgatgtactggagtgatgtggattattgtgatgtttttatcagctgtttggactctcattctgacggcacctattcactgcagaggatccactggtgagcaaataatgtaatgctaaatttctccaaactgttccaataaagaaaccCATTTATCTACATTTTGCATGGACAGATGatgaaattttcagcaaattttcatttttggacgaACTATTGCTTGAAGAGCATTCTTCATACTATAtgattataatacaaaaaaaacttttatctgTAATGGAAAATCAACTTCACATGTCCATGTGTATATAACACAAGTCTAAGCGATAACTGGGCCATCTGATCAATAAAGCCACAGTCAGGTTATTTCAAGAGAGTATTCTCACAGAGGAAAGTGTTTTCCTGAGAGAATACTACAGCAGCAAATTGAGCCACGTGCTTAGGAAATAAGAGTCCCTTTCAAAATCTACCCCACCCATCTTCCAATTCCAGTATGTCATGTCTCTACTAGTGTAACTTTAGTCACCAGACTCACCCATGTGATCCTGCAATCTAATAAGCAGCAGCCAGTGTCCAAAAGACTTCCCCATAAATCTAATTGCTTCCAAAAAAATTCCAGTCTCAGGTTAAGCAAGTGTCGCTTCCTTTCCCCAccaaatgtttcataaaatatattcatcTTTTTCAGTCCATGACGTTAAAGGAAGCCATCAAGTCTTCTCTCACTATCCTGAAACAAGTGATGGAGGAGAAACTCAATGCCACTAACATTGAGGTGATACACAAAGGTCAtgtgaaatataatttgatttaaaagtaTCTGAAGGTTCTGACAGTTTCCTTTTCTCTGCCTGCAGCTTGCCACAGTAGAACCCAACAAGACCTTTCACATGTACTCAAAAGAAGAGCTTGAGGATGTCATCAAGGATATCTAGAGCTGAACAGAGCTCTGCAAAGCCTGACTgatgtttaatatgaaaaatcCAGTGTAATGTTGTGTGAATCACCACACAGCAATTGCATATATAATACTCTGGCTGCATCCTACGGTTTGCCTGTTCAGACAGGAATtgtctttatacttttttttcctctgtcaGTCCCAAAATTTCTATAGTTCTGtacaaacacaaaaccacataTCTTAGTTGAAAAACATCATGGGGTTCTTCTTTTTGTTACCAATCACTGCGTTAATAAACTGTTGttgaaaaaatgttgtttgtttatttgttttttttttcttttttacgaGTAGTTTATAGGctaataaaaatgatgcaaaaggAATTTCAATTATGCTTTTAAGGTTCATCATGTCATGCAAATACTTCATATCAGTACAGCAAATTaattgcatgcatatatataatttaatctaaatttcagtattttagaaattttaaatatatcatcagCATCACCTTTTGCAAGAAAAGTTAGCAGGAATTACAGAATTTCTTATGTCCTTTTTTGCTctaattatatgcatttaaagtggtgTGAACTTGATAAATTTGTGTGGGAGGgaattgttaaaaaaaggaaaacaaaaatataattatgtaaaaaaataaaaatttaactataccttttattattattattattattttttttttacaaattagtgAACATGGTTAGCttcacaaatttattttatttatagctcAGAAATCTTACTTATTAATTCTACACCATAAAGTTTCATTGTTGAAAATGTGTAAAGTGACAGTAGAAGCAACAACaaagtttatttaatatacaatcatgttttatacattatgtatttaatataagcaacaatattatatacaatatcattaaattaaatgataccattaatataaaatgttttagtgtGATGGCTAtgatttcataattatataaactttcaaaaaatgCTATAATAATTTAATGCTGACCGTCAAATAAAACTTTTCACAGCAATCCAagatgatggcaaaaaaaaaaaaaaaatacaataagtcaAACACATGgtagttttgttttcattaaatcgGAAGGAAGAAATTTGTAAGATAGGTTGGACAGCAGAAGGCGTGGTTAACCCACTTGCTTgcctattaatatttataaaccaGGACTTCGTCATTGGTAAATTGCAGAGTACTGTCGCtattatctaattaatattaatgattaagCTTTTTCCATTGGAATGCTGACTCGTATCGTCACTCtcagttaattaatatttataagtgAACCCACCGCCATTGAAAGAGTTACCAGGCAACGTCAGCGTGactatattaatattcatgaaatgGGCGTGTCGAACGGACGGACCACCCATTTTAATCTTGAACAATCCCCGAGTTTAGCAGTGCGAACAGCGGATGCTCTACAGACATGCGTCAGAGTGTAAACACTGTTCTGGTACCAATAAACCCGCTATTTATGGATATTTAGACAGAAGAAGAATTCTGTGCACACTAAACGATAACCATGAGCACCGTATTCTGCTGTGTTTTGGTTTTATTGAGCTCAGCGGCTCTTTGCACGGACTTTGAAGAGAGACCCAGCATCCCCAGGAGGAGCGAGCAAACCATGTTTCTAAAGAGTCACAAAACACGAAATCTGCTCAGTTTGAAAGATTCACAGCAGCCGGACCACGTCAGGATGAAAAGCAGTGAAGAATCCGCACAAAATCAGTGTAAATCACTGCACGGCTATGATTCTACCTTAAACAACAACACTCACACGGTAGGTCAGAATATCTTTAACTCACActcacataataatataatataatataatataatataatataatataatataatataatataatataatggaaagctttataattttgaatattattatttcacatttgtattatggttttgtgaaatatatttttatttttggctagtTAACTTAAGTTTATTAAGCttaagtctatttatttagtttagtatttGGTtactagccttttttttttacttttcattgaGGATGATTTTTTTCTCTACTTTGAAAGCTCTTGCTAAATTTCTAGGAACCATAAATCACAAAAGTGAGATCATACTACTGGCCCCTGGTCTGAGATTACCTAATAATGTACCTACATCACCTTTCTCAGcaagcaaatgttaattttccagtaatttttttttttttttttttttttttttaaacaagcactCAATATAATGATTTTTGTGAAGTTTTCCAGATGGTgatatcataaaaacaaaatcagcatGCATCGCCTTATCATTCACTGTTCCAGAGTTTTTGTGTTTGATGTTCTTTTAAGACATTCCACAGATTTCATCTTTATGCCAAGAGAACAAATGCATTTAATCTCTTGATGTGCCTGTAATGTCTTGTGTTTATGTGCGGATACATTGTCAGGTGATTTTGCTTAACCAGATCCAGTCAGAGCTCATTCATTACAGCAGCCAATGACTGATTACTAACCCTTGAGTCAGTGAACATGCTACGTCTCTATATATGTCACTTAtctacccctctctctctctttctcgagCACATCAATTACATTTTACCAGCAGTTGCCGTGACCTCTCACTGGTCAGGCATTATTGGTAAACGATAGGCTAAGCTAGATGTATGCCAATCTATATCTTTCATATCAGTACTGTTCTATGCATCTTCATTTATCCAGATTCAGAGCACATTGACTCTGTTTTCAGGAAAAGCAATCGGTCATGAGTTTAGTTTAAGTGCTGATAGAGAaggactgttgttgttgttaagaaAGCACACACAGCCAGTTCTTTTATGGCCAGTGTTTTTGGCTCTCATCCTTTCACATTCTGTCCAGCATAAATGACTGTTGAAGTGAAATGTTTCGTCTAAGAAAGGAATGTTTCTGAAACGGGAAAAGGCTTGGGGCATGACAACAGTGCAGTGGGAAAAGAATTTAAAAGCAACGTCTCAAAAAACATCTCCTTGCTGAGGCCTTTTAACACCTGTTTGGATAGTCTTGAACATTAATTTGCATGTAGTTTATTCCGTACAGTTCCTGCCAACTGTACATGTACAGTTCCTGTGGTAAGAGCCTACTTTGAtgtaaaacctttattttgaccCTTAAAATATTTAAGGCTACTCTTGAAGTGGAGATTTCATGTTCACTGAAACCTCTCAATAGtgctatttgaacaaaataacatttgtaaaactaTGCTTGCAACTAGACTTTTGAAGCCCATTCttttttagtaatacattttttttacagagaccaaaattaaagttttcctTTAGCCCGAAATGTTTATATATTGCTGATCTAGCATAATTTTTGGTCAATGTGAAATGCGTCCAAACATGCGTCCAAAGGCATTATTAAGATGCATACAGTGGTGAGTTTGAAGTATAATGTTCCAGATCTGTTTCAGGCCAAAATGTGCAAACGAACCAACCACGGTGTTGCGCAAGATTCTGTGGTCGGTCGACGTAAAAACTGGCTGCTGATCGTCTTCTGCCTGATGGAATTTATCATCTGCCGGAGCAATTAGAAACTTTACAAGCTCACAGTAAAGTGCCTGCCTTGTAGTTTCTTCAAATGAAGTCTGTGTGAACTTATAGCGGTTAGCATATTCGAACAGCTTTATGGATGAAGTGTTTGAATGATTTAAGAAGCTTTTTTGGAGGCTGGAAGAGTTTTTGAGACTCCGCTCTGGATGTTTAAAATCTGAGTTGTGCCAGTGGGGAGTTATgtccaacaaaaacacaaacatggcTCCATCTAATGACTGACATGTCTTTCATTCTTTAGTTcagaaaacatgcttttaattCTTGATTCTAGGAtatttttctgcatgtttttgattcacctGTCTAAATAGCACTTATTTTAAGACCAACTTGAGTCACATCtcttattaaacaatttttactGTCTAGAGATGAAGTCATGTTTGTTACTGATCCTCAGACTGTGAAGCCATTTGGATTAAGTCTAAAGCTTTCTTTGGCTGGACCTGGGGTTCAAAGACTGTTTACCAGTTCAACACAAGGGAAAGACGTCCAGGTTTTTCCCCTTCCCGGTCCTGGGGAGAATGTAGGACATCACTAGTTTTATCACACTGTgctggtgtgatcttggtccactcaATTTCCACTCTCTTCCACAGTTCGGTGactgtagtgggtttcttagccataactttgttgCCAAAGATTTTCCAGAGATCTTCAGTTGGGTTTAGTTCAGGACTCTTTGCCggccatttcattatttcttcTTAGCTTTACCTGTTTTGCAGTGTGACAGGAGTattgtcttgcatgaaaattACAAGCTGATTGGcagatgcttgcagggaaggtACCACATGatgctgaaggaggttctgataaatatttgcattcatcCTGCCATGTAGCTGTATAAGAggcccaactcctgctgcagaaaacattCCCCAAACCATGACCCTTCCTCCTCCagctttcactgacttctttacgcACTCGGGGTCCAGTTTGACACCAAACATAATGTTTCCCATttgacccaaataaattaaatttgctcTTATCACTAAAGTGACTAGTTCTCCcctctccacacaacatgcttcTCAGCAAAGGTGAGATCTCTGAGGCTTGATCTCTGCAGAGTGCGCTTTCAGTCTGACTTCTCTTAAACGCGCCAAGAAAGATCCTTACCCTGTACAGCACTGAACTggtgagcaattccagctgcagtgttgaaccgattcccCATTGAGTGTCTCTGCATTATCCTGTCTTCGCATTCATTTTTTCTTACCTGGATGACTAGCCTTTTTGGAggacttgaatgaattagtgtcattgtaaagctgcaatatACTTGAAATCAGAGATTTGGAATGACCAGCTTTTTCTTGCAGTGGCTGAATGGGACATTCCTtttggccttcatctggacaacctccTGCAACATGGTTTCagttagtctcagcctcagactaAATGTCTGATCCAAATgacacacaaaagtggaaacacttcaggagtttcgaagttgTAGTCAGAtaggttgaattatacaggattacTGGTAGATGTGCGTGTCGTGTTCTTTAAcattccgcctggaaacaaagatgccgtgacgCCAAACCTCCTCACGAAAAAAGAAAGCAGCCCTGTTTAAAACTGTGATGACGAGTGCTTATCACAATCAACTAAACTAAACTAGGGATGTATGATAAATATCGCACAATATTTAATGCGCaactcatcagtaaagccggttctgaaATCAGcaggtaaatctctacacgtgcgtactttcacatggagcagcattcaCTTGCGCAAAAGTAAATGCTGCTACACGTGCATGCTACACATGCGTTACAAACTTGCGCtaaatatgattgtggttttgcgcagcttatCAGTAAACAATGGCTCTGtgaagtaaatgctgctccacgtgaaagcacgcacgtgtagagatttacagccatatatatatatatatatatatatatatatatatatatataatatatatatatcctataaatatatatatatatatatataaatatagcttcctaaaacttcctggtatacggctgcattgaccttggacctaaGAAAACACAgtagaccaacaccagcagatgacatggcatcactgactgtggaagctttacactggacctcaagcaacgtggattgtgtgcctctcctctcttcctccagactctgggaccctgatttccaaaggaaatgcaaaatttactttcatcagagaacataactttggaccaacTCAGcaacagtccagtcctttttgtctttagcccaggcaagACGCTTCTGCCGcagtctgttgttcaagagtggcttgacacaaggaatgcgacagctgaagcccatgtcttgcatacgtctgtatgtagtggttcttgaagcactgactccagctgcagtccactctttgtgaatctcccccacatttttgaatgggttttgtttcacaatcctctccggggtgcggttatccctattgcttgtacactttttttctaccacatcttttccttcccttcgcctctctattaatgtgcttggacacagagctctgtgaacagccagcctcttttgcaatgaccttttgtgtcttgctctccttgtgcaaggtgtcaatggtcgtcttttggacaactgtcaagtcagtagtcttccCCCTAAGTGTAGCCTACAGATACTAGACTGAGaggaccatttaaaggccttagtgttttgagttaattagctgattagagtgtggcaaaATTGTCTTcaaatattgaaccttttcacaatattcaaaattttctgagatactgaatttgggatttttcttagtttcactttttaatcatcaaaattaaaataaataaactttgaaatatatcagtctgtgtgtaatgaccAGCATGTAATATACAAgtttactttttgaatggaattagtaaaataaatcaactgaataacaatatttaattatatgaccagcacagaatatatatattgtaatgtataaCACAACAATCTGACACACACaagtttt encodes:
- the LOC109097290 gene encoding proteasome subunit alpha type-5; this translates as MFLTRSEYDRGVNTFSPEGRLFQVEYAIEAIKLGSTAIGIQTSEGVCLAVEKRITSPLMEPSSIEKIVEIDSHIGCAMSGLIADAKTLIDKARVETQNHWFTYNETMTVESVTQAVSNLALQFGEEDADPGAMSRPFGVALLFGGVDEKGPQLYHMDPSGTFVQCDARAIGSASEGAQSSLQEVYHKSMTLKEAIKSSLTILKQVMEEKLNATNIELATVEPNKTFHMYSKEELEDVIKDI
- the LOC122146626 gene encoding sortilin-like; this translates as MSTVFCCVLVLLSSAALCTDFEERPSIPRRSEQTMFLKSHKTRNLLSLKDSQQPDHVRMKSSEESAQNQCKSLHGYDSTLNNNTHTYNFNDLSGSVSLAWVGDGTGVLLVLTTFQVPLFIMRF